The Sporosarcina luteola genome contains a region encoding:
- a CDS encoding GNAT family N-acetyltransferase, with protein sequence MIKESIALRPLRIDDYEAVLSWSKDDLFCSANEWELNRNEEELYKWWIHCVNNQAEDFLRMGIEFNGKLIGYADLANIEGHSAELGIAIGESSLWGIGIGYHSMLSLMNYASTELGINVFNAETHESNNRSRKMLHNLGFEEVSRIGSEEYMGDESQLIQYRMTINA encoded by the coding sequence ATGATTAAAGAATCAATCGCATTAAGACCATTACGAATCGATGATTACGAGGCCGTCCTAAGCTGGAGCAAGGACGACCTATTCTGTTCCGCAAATGAATGGGAACTGAATCGTAACGAAGAAGAACTATACAAATGGTGGATTCATTGTGTAAATAACCAAGCCGAAGACTTCCTCAGAATGGGAATCGAATTCAACGGGAAATTGATCGGCTATGCCGACCTGGCAAATATAGAAGGACACTCCGCCGAACTAGGCATCGCAATCGGTGAATCTTCGTTATGGGGAATAGGCATCGGCTATCATTCTATGTTGAGTTTAATGAACTACGCTTCCACGGAACTAGGCATCAACGTCTTCAACGCGGAAACACATGAATCAAATAACCGCTCCCGAAAAATGCTTCATAACCTAGGATTTGAGGAAGTCAGCAGAATCGGCAGTGAAGAATATATGGGCGATGAGAGTCAGCTCATCCAATACAGAATGACGATAAACGCATAA
- the flgM gene encoding flagellar biosynthesis anti-sigma factor FlgM — translation MKINKINIPPVNPYRTNQLKAEQAKEQAKIKTDKLEISSEAKQLSETSPITTQRNERVQQLKAQIESGNYKVEPEKLASNLIKHFKK, via the coding sequence ATGAAAATCAATAAAATCAACATCCCGCCGGTCAACCCGTACCGGACGAACCAACTAAAAGCCGAGCAAGCAAAGGAACAGGCTAAAATCAAAACGGATAAACTTGAAATCTCATCCGAGGCGAAACAGCTTTCCGAAACATCACCAATTACAACTCAACGAAACGAGCGCGTGCAACAGCTGAAAGCCCAAATTGAATCAGGGAACTACAAAGTGGAGCCTGAAAAACTCGCTTCCAACCTGATCAAGCACTTCAAAAAATAA
- a CDS encoding flagellar protein FlgN, with protein sequence MSIETILSILDNLEKLHKSLLRIANEKTALIKNGDINGIDQLMKDEQAHLAAIVQMDNDRQKAVIAYLKGQGRPVPMNPTIANLIEATPEPDSKQLVEAKDRLLHAIHELKWQNDLNQKLTYQSLQFVNLSLDMIRPRPESATYSKTEINGRKESKELPNFDSQA encoded by the coding sequence ATGTCCATCGAAACAATCCTTTCCATACTCGACAACTTGGAAAAACTGCATAAGAGCCTGCTTCGCATTGCAAACGAAAAAACGGCACTCATTAAAAATGGCGACATCAACGGCATCGACCAGCTCATGAAAGACGAACAGGCTCACCTCGCAGCAATCGTCCAAATGGATAACGATAGGCAAAAAGCGGTCATCGCCTACTTGAAAGGACAAGGACGTCCTGTGCCGATGAACCCGACCATCGCAAATCTGATCGAAGCAACACCCGAACCGGACAGCAAACAACTTGTGGAGGCGAAGGACCGTCTCCTGCATGCGATTCATGAATTGAAATGGCAAAACGATTTGAACCAAAAACTGACCTACCAATCCCTTCAATTCGTGAATCTTTCGCTGGACATGATCCGACCGCGTCCGGAATCGGCCACCTACTCAAAAACTGAAATCAACGGCAGAAAAGAATCGAAGGAACTACCGAACTTCGACTCGCAAGCCTAA
- the flgK gene encoding flagellar hook-associated protein FlgK produces the protein MRSTFMGLETNKRGLFTQQSGLYTTGHNISNANTLGYSRQRVNMQATAGFPGVGLNTPTMPGFLGTGVEAGSIQRIRDGFVDHQFRQESNKLGYWESRSKAIGQMEDVLAEPSAYGLQQSLSEFWSSLQTLAANPENGGARAVVVQRGEAVADSFNYMHKSLTEIQTNLGKEIGVSTKDINSMLEQIADLNRQISQVEPNGYMPNDLYDARDILLDELSSYIPIETSYEKSGGRALAIAEGTVTVSLKMKTGQAIELVKGKEFGEIQPDPTILIDPTTKGNVAITGMTIRSANAAAATPYAHSAFLDAGKLKSLVDSYGYTDGNATKGLYPDMIAELNKMAAAFANEMNKVHTSGTDLHGNKGTNFFDAKIPGDAFTAGNIVVNEQLKKDPNLLAASNSPIGSAEVGNGKNAKKLADLQFNGLTELGGSTIQTYYSGVIGELGVNGQQAERLTFNTTTLLGAVSHRRDSISSVSLDEEMTDMIKFQQAYNASARMITVVDETLDKIINGMGVVGR, from the coding sequence ATGCGCTCCACATTCATGGGACTCGAAACAAACAAACGCGGCTTGTTCACACAACAATCCGGCTTATATACAACCGGCCACAACATAAGCAACGCCAACACACTCGGCTACTCCCGCCAACGCGTCAACATGCAGGCAACAGCCGGCTTCCCAGGTGTCGGCCTCAACACACCTACAATGCCGGGCTTCCTTGGAACCGGCGTCGAAGCAGGCTCCATCCAACGGATCCGCGATGGTTTTGTCGATCATCAGTTCAGACAGGAATCAAACAAGCTCGGTTATTGGGAATCAAGATCCAAGGCTATCGGTCAGATGGAAGACGTACTAGCAGAGCCATCTGCATACGGCCTACAACAATCTTTAAGTGAATTCTGGTCATCCTTGCAGACACTTGCTGCGAACCCGGAAAACGGAGGCGCACGCGCAGTCGTCGTTCAACGTGGGGAAGCGGTGGCGGATTCATTTAACTACATGCATAAATCCTTGACCGAAATCCAAACAAATCTCGGCAAGGAAATTGGTGTTTCAACGAAGGACATCAACTCCATGCTTGAGCAGATAGCTGACTTGAACCGTCAAATATCGCAAGTCGAACCGAACGGCTATATGCCGAATGATTTGTATGATGCACGTGATATATTGTTGGATGAACTTTCATCTTATATACCAATTGAGACATCCTACGAAAAATCAGGTGGACGTGCTTTAGCGATTGCTGAGGGTACGGTGACTGTTTCCTTGAAAATGAAAACTGGTCAAGCAATTGAACTAGTGAAAGGCAAGGAGTTCGGAGAAATACAACCTGACCCTACAATACTTATCGATCCAACGACAAAAGGAAATGTAGCTATTACAGGCATGACAATTAGGAGTGCGAATGCAGCAGCAGCTACTCCTTACGCACATTCAGCTTTCCTGGATGCAGGAAAATTAAAATCACTTGTTGATTCATACGGTTATACAGATGGGAACGCAACAAAAGGTCTCTATCCAGATATGATCGCTGAGCTAAATAAAATGGCAGCAGCTTTCGCTAATGAAATGAATAAAGTTCATACTTCCGGTACAGACCTTCATGGCAATAAAGGCACCAATTTCTTCGACGCAAAAATACCTGGAGATGCATTTACAGCAGGGAATATTGTCGTTAACGAACAACTAAAGAAAGATCCGAATTTATTAGCGGCGTCAAACTCTCCAATCGGCTCTGCTGAAGTTGGAAACGGTAAGAATGCAAAAAAACTTGCTGATCTCCAATTTAATGGATTAACAGAGTTAGGTGGTTCAACCATTCAAACCTATTACTCAGGAGTCATAGGTGAATTAGGTGTAAACGGGCAACAAGCCGAACGTCTCACATTCAATACAACAACGCTGCTAGGCGCAGTCTCGCACCGAAGAGACTCCATCAGCTCCGTCTCACTCGACGAAGAAATGACCGATATGATTAAATTCCAGCAGGCGTACAATGCCTCCGCCCGGATGATTACAGTCGTCGACGAAACACTCGACAAAATCATCAATGGCATGGGTGTCGTCGGTCGATAA
- the flgL gene encoding flagellar hook-associated protein FlgL, translated as MRVTQSMLSNNMLRNLSTSYNKMGKLQEQLSSGKKVNRPSDDPVVVMKGMGYRMQVDKVATYQKNLGEVNNWLDSSDDALDGVGQVLHRAKELVTNAANTGTMTPEDREKIKIELEQLQKQIQDLANTKVGDKYIFSGTMTDKPLYENGTYPQLNSDPTNQATSLTGYEKDVEIEVFDGVSLKVNTTAGKMFKEINELFEGIKNNTDDTYDFSEAIEKIDGHMEAVLTARADIGARSNRAELMNNRLEMQEGAAKKQQSENEDIDYEKVITEMLTHESIHRAALSVGARIIQPSLVDFLR; from the coding sequence ATGCGCGTAACACAATCAATGCTATCCAACAATATGCTCCGTAACTTATCGACGAGCTATAATAAAATGGGCAAACTGCAAGAACAACTCAGTTCCGGAAAGAAAGTAAACCGCCCATCAGATGATCCTGTCGTTGTAATGAAAGGCATGGGCTATCGCATGCAAGTCGACAAAGTCGCCACCTACCAGAAGAATCTAGGTGAAGTGAACAACTGGCTCGACAGCTCCGATGATGCATTGGACGGTGTTGGACAAGTCTTGCATCGTGCAAAAGAACTTGTAACGAATGCGGCGAATACAGGGACGATGACACCTGAAGATCGTGAAAAAATCAAAATTGAGCTTGAGCAACTTCAAAAACAAATACAAGACTTAGCGAATACAAAAGTCGGTGATAAGTATATTTTTAGTGGTACAATGACGGACAAGCCATTGTATGAAAATGGTACTTACCCTCAATTAAACTCTGATCCTACCAACCAGGCTACCTCTTTAACTGGATATGAAAAAGACGTCGAGATTGAAGTGTTTGACGGAGTAAGCCTTAAAGTTAATACGACAGCTGGTAAAATGTTTAAAGAAATAAATGAGTTGTTTGAAGGTATTAAAAACAATACTGATGATACCTATGATTTTAGTGAAGCAATAGAAAAGATTGATGGTCATATGGAAGCAGTCCTTACAGCTCGCGCAGATATCGGTGCACGCTCCAACCGCGCTGAACTCATGAACAACCGTCTTGAAATGCAAGAAGGCGCAGCGAAAAAACAGCAATCCGAAAACGAAGATATCGATTACGAAAAAGTGATCACTGAAATGCTTACCCATGAATCAATCCACCGAGCCGCTCTTTCAGTTGGCGCTAGAATCATTCAGCCATCTCTAGTAGACTTTTTACGATAA
- a CDS encoding DUF6470 family protein — translation MNIPQLQIQTTRGVLGLQIDKPIQEIEQPRATITQEQPAAILEMSSTRPQLSLDTTEVRADIDLKSPLRRSAENAQYGMQQLMEGIARRAQEGQQLVQIENGGGAIADIAKQNGTPSQKQMAIKFVGDRTKLQMSFQPGSLNINVTPQKAINNVQVNKPIHNYTQGKVTGVMEQYPSIHIDWKL, via the coding sequence ATGAATATCCCACAACTACAAATTCAAACGACACGCGGCGTCCTTGGACTTCAAATCGACAAACCCATACAGGAAATCGAGCAGCCAAGAGCTACAATCACGCAGGAACAGCCTGCTGCTATCCTGGAAATGTCTTCGACAAGACCGCAACTTTCACTCGACACAACCGAAGTGCGGGCGGACATCGACTTGAAAAGCCCGTTAAGACGTTCAGCGGAAAATGCTCAATATGGTATGCAACAACTTATGGAAGGCATCGCCCGCCGAGCCCAGGAAGGTCAACAACTCGTGCAAATTGAAAACGGGGGCGGTGCAATTGCCGATATTGCCAAACAGAACGGTACACCGTCACAAAAGCAAATGGCAATCAAATTCGTAGGTGACCGGACAAAACTCCAAATGTCTTTCCAACCTGGCTCACTCAACATTAATGTAACACCACAAAAAGCCATCAATAACGTCCAAGTCAACAAACCAATCCATAACTACACACAAGGTAAAGTGACCGGGGTGATGGAACAATACCCTTCCATCCACATTGATTGGAAACTATGA
- the fliW gene encoding flagellar assembly protein FliW, with amino-acid sequence MNIQTKFHGDIEIQPDQLWNFPKGIPGFEDEKEFVLLPIEGNDIFQVLQSTDTQTVAFIVTNPYTLVADYSFDIDAPTIELLNVEKPDDVFVLGILTLKQPFETSTINLQAPLIFQMKNRIAKQMILNDNRFTARHTIGQPKEAK; translated from the coding sequence ATGAACATCCAAACAAAATTCCACGGCGATATCGAAATCCAACCTGATCAACTATGGAACTTCCCAAAAGGCATTCCTGGCTTCGAAGACGAAAAGGAATTTGTCCTACTTCCTATTGAAGGAAACGATATATTTCAAGTCTTGCAGTCTACCGATACACAGACAGTAGCCTTTATCGTCACAAATCCATATACTCTAGTCGCAGACTATTCATTCGATATTGACGCACCGACAATAGAACTGCTTAACGTCGAAAAACCGGATGATGTATTCGTGCTCGGCATTCTTACATTAAAACAACCATTCGAAACATCAACAATTAATTTGCAAGCACCGCTTATCTTCCAAATGAAAAACAGAATAGCAAAGCAAATGATCCTAAACGACAACCGTTTCACAGCCCGCCACACAATTGGTCAACCGAAGGAGGCGAAATGA
- the csrA gene encoding carbon storage regulator CsrA, protein MLVLSRKTNETIKIGDNVEIRILEVKGDTIRIGIEAPKNIDILRGELVQSITETNTEALTLDASLFSQLTKKEQ, encoded by the coding sequence GTGCTAGTCCTCTCTCGTAAAACAAATGAAACAATCAAAATCGGTGATAACGTCGAAATTCGCATCCTTGAAGTGAAGGGGGACACAATCCGAATCGGCATAGAAGCTCCGAAAAATATAGACATCCTTCGCGGCGAACTTGTCCAATCAATCACGGAAACAAACACAGAGGCACTCACATTAGATGCCTCCCTCTTTTCTCAACTAACAAAGAAAGAGCAATAA
- a CDS encoding flagellin: MRINHNIAALNTHRQLGANNTQASKNLEKLSSGLKINRAGDDAAGLAISEKMRGQIRGLDMAQKNAQDGISLIQTAEGALNETHSILQRMRELAVQSGNDTNTLDDRKEIQKEVEQLKSEINRISETTEFNTQKLLNGSLGVSGTTSDKSKVDISSATGLAPGAYTVTVNTAATKASAAVGATDFTNATNVSAKELVINGTKVDFSGMTAATQADIVNKINEYKDVTGVVASAGASGVVKLDQTSFGSMEKITLGGADAAEFGQAVTAGVDAIVTIAEPSGATQQVAGIGQEVGFKGAEFVAKGAGADSATITIAGGGATLQIGANKDQNMTVDMNEISTNTLGDRANNELVKDVNLTTQKGANDAIKVLDHAMQQVSAERSKLGSFQNRLEHTINNLGTSSENLTAAESRIRDVDYVLAAA; encoded by the coding sequence ATGAGAATTAACCACAACATCGCGGCACTCAACACACACCGCCAACTAGGTGCGAACAACACTCAAGCATCTAAAAACCTAGAAAAACTATCTTCAGGTCTTAAAATCAACCGTGCAGGAGACGACGCAGCAGGTCTAGCAATCTCCGAAAAAATGCGTGGTCAAATTCGTGGATTAGATATGGCGCAGAAAAACGCACAAGACGGTATTTCATTGATTCAAACGGCTGAGGGGGCATTGAATGAAACTCATTCAATTCTTCAACGTATGCGCGAGTTGGCTGTTCAATCCGGAAATGATACAAATACCTTGGATGATAGAAAAGAGATTCAAAAAGAAGTTGAACAATTAAAATCCGAAATAAATCGCATCTCAGAGACCACAGAATTTAATACTCAAAAATTGTTGAATGGAAGCCTAGGGGTATCTGGTACTACCTCTGACAAATCGAAAGTTGATATTTCTTCAGCAACAGGATTGGCACCAGGTGCGTATACTGTAACTGTAAATACAGCAGCTACGAAGGCTTCAGCAGCAGTAGGTGCTACAGATTTTACAAACGCTACCAACGTTTCTGCAAAGGAACTAGTTATTAACGGAACAAAAGTAGACTTCTCGGGGATGACAGCTGCAACTCAAGCTGACATTGTCAATAAAATTAATGAATATAAAGACGTGACTGGCGTCGTTGCGTCAGCTGGAGCATCAGGCGTTGTTAAACTTGACCAAACATCTTTTGGCTCCATGGAAAAAATCACACTAGGTGGAGCTGACGCAGCGGAATTTGGCCAAGCAGTTACTGCTGGTGTGGACGCTATTGTAACAATTGCTGAGCCAAGCGGAGCTACTCAACAAGTAGCTGGAATTGGTCAAGAAGTAGGATTTAAAGGTGCAGAATTTGTTGCAAAAGGTGCTGGGGCTGATTCGGCTACAATTACTATTGCTGGCGGCGGTGCTACTCTACAAATCGGTGCTAACAAAGACCAGAATATGACAGTTGACATGAATGAAATCAGTACTAATACACTTGGCGATAGAGCTAATAATGAACTCGTCAAAGATGTTAATTTAACAACACAAAAAGGTGCTAATGATGCAATTAAAGTATTAGATCATGCTATGCAACAAGTATCTGCTGAGCGTTCTAAACTTGGTTCATTCCAAAACCGCCTAGAACACACAATCAACAACCTAGGAACTTCTTCCGAGAACCTAACAGCTGCGGAATCACGTATCCGCGACGTGGATTATGTCTTAGCTGCTGCATAA
- a CDS encoding endonuclease, which translates to MSFNNFLCGKLLGDGCITKQEKRKPRFQFMHRAEDLGWSVHCYEELKNYIPINPPAYRKIADKRLKKGFSESFVVQSKTDEIITKLYKIWYPEGKKKLPLQWVQQYLDERALAWWYQDDGHLKIVNGTANKIILSTDSFSKHDNEFLMQILWDKWKLKFKIDGQNRLILYDQFQIIYILHLISPWMHESMDRKSLPSNPLRTIAKRTTIYLPTSYRMAKPTAEINEKLSALSSLYKDPFTHTVCPDHIFHTFKSIMQQQEKVNSYQIVIEQQHRVDLAKIRQQTGLTISQLAEYCFRFCLNK; encoded by the coding sequence ATGTCATTTAATAACTTCTTGTGCGGCAAATTATTAGGTGATGGCTGTATAACCAAGCAGGAGAAAAGAAAGCCTCGGTTTCAGTTCATGCATCGTGCGGAAGACCTGGGTTGGTCAGTGCATTGCTATGAGGAATTAAAAAACTACATTCCGATAAATCCTCCTGCGTATCGAAAAATTGCTGATAAACGATTGAAAAAGGGTTTTTCCGAAAGCTTTGTAGTCCAATCAAAAACAGATGAAATCATCACAAAGTTATATAAGATTTGGTATCCAGAGGGAAAAAAGAAGTTGCCACTCCAATGGGTTCAACAATATTTAGATGAGCGCGCATTAGCATGGTGGTATCAAGATGATGGACATTTAAAGATAGTCAATGGCACGGCAAATAAAATCATATTATCAACCGACAGCTTCTCTAAGCATGATAACGAATTTCTTATGCAAATATTATGGGATAAATGGAAATTGAAGTTTAAAATCGATGGCCAAAATCGGCTCATCCTATATGATCAATTTCAAATCATATATATTCTACACCTAATATCACCTTGGATGCATGAATCAATGGATCGAAAGTCGCTGCCTAGCAACCCCCTTCGAACAATAGCGAAAAGGACAACCATATACTTACCTACCTCTTACCGAATGGCAAAACCTACTGCTGAAATTAATGAAAAGCTTTCTGCTCTTTCATCACTATATAAAGACCCATTCACGCACACAGTTTGTCCTGATCATATCTTTCATACATTCAAATCAATTATGCAACAGCAAGAAAAGGTAAACAGTTATCAAATTGTCATTGAACAACAGCATAGGGTCGATTTAGCTAAGATACGCCAACAGACCGGTTTAACAATTAGTCAGCTGGCGGAGTATTGTTTTAGGTTTTGCCTTAATAAATGA